In a genomic window of Candidatus Thiothrix sulfatifontis:
- a CDS encoding response regulator, with the protein MTKTVLIADDEPNILISLEYLMKREGYRVVVAHDGQEACELIEREHPDLVLLDVMMPKKTGFEVCHEIRANETFKALPIVLLTAKGRDTDVAKGLAMGANDYMTKPFSTKELAQKVRDLLGAQA; encoded by the coding sequence ATGACAAAAACCGTACTGATTGCGGACGATGAGCCGAATATTTTGATTTCGCTCGAATATCTGATGAAGCGCGAAGGCTATCGGGTGGTGGTGGCGCACGATGGGCAGGAGGCGTGTGAGTTGATTGAGCGCGAACACCCTGATTTGGTGTTGCTGGATGTGATGATGCCGAAAAAGACCGGCTTTGAGGTGTGCCACGAAATCCGTGCCAATGAGACGTTTAAGGCGCTGCCGATTGTGTTGCTGACCGCGAAAGGGCGCGATACCGATGTCGCCAAAGGGCTGGCAATGGGCGCGAATGATTACATGACCAAACCGTTTTCCACTAAGGAATTGGCGCAAAAAGTGCGTGACTTGTTGGGGGCGCAAGCATGA